Genomic DNA from Crateriforma spongiae:
CTCGCGGAAAAATGGACGGCCGTACCGTTGCGACCATCGGCCCCACCCGAATGAGTCTAAAGACCGGACAAGAGCAGGGTCAATCTGATTCTGGCCGCTGTTGCAGCAATAACGTCAAGTAACTGTGTTGCTCCGCGTCCCCCAGCGACAGTCGTCCGGACAGGCGTTCGATCCGCTGCCGGGCCGCTTCGACGTGTGATTCGTCCTGGGCGACCCATTCCAATTCGGCAAAGTCGCCCAAGTTTTCCACACGGTCGACCGCGACGGTGATCGGCGGCAAGGCGTTGCCGGCGGCATCGGTTTCGCCGGCCGACAAACGAAACGTCCGCCGTGATTTGGTGACCGTCGCGACGCGGCGAAAACTTAGCAACACCAACATGTCTTCGAATTCGATCGAATCCCGCTGGTCGCGTCCGATCGGCATCTCGATCTCACGCCGGGCCTTGATCGCGCCCGGCATACGCTGGCCCTTGTACGTGATCCATGCCCGTCCATCGATTCGGCGGACCCGAAAGGCTTCGCGGCTTTCGGCAAAGTCACGTGATGGATGGTTGTAATACGTGTCCTCGTGACGCTCGGGATCACCGGCCGACTCGGCACCCAACTGGATCAACTGCTGGACCAGGGCGTCGGCATCGGCAATGTGAAATTTCTGTTCGACTTCGATCACGGGAGCGATCTCTCAGTGTTGGGGCTGGGTGGAGGGTGCCGCATCGGCGGCGACGGCCATGCGGCAAGGCACGCCTTCGCTGCTGACCCAAACGCGATCGTCCGGTGCGACCGCGACGGCTTCGATCTGTTTCAGTTTGACCGTGGGCAAAACCGTGACCCGCCAAGAATTCAGATTGTTTCCGCCTGCCGCATCGGGTCGGATGTGAAACAAATTGAAATAACTGCACAACCACCAGTCGCCCGAATCGCGATCGATGTCCATGCCCGTCACCATCGGGATCGCCAGCGTTCCGGCTGACTTGGCCACCACGGTTTCCTGTCCCGATAGCACCGACGCCAGCGGGACCGACACCACGACCGCGTGGGGCAAGAATCCTTTGCCGATCAGCCATAGCTTTTCGGATCGCGTGTCCACCGCCACCGCTTCGCAATCCATCGGACCCCCGGGGAATCGCACACGCAGGGATCGAATTTGGTTCTCGGTCAATCGAACATCTTGTTGCACCGGAGGTTCGTCGATGACGTGCAGCGTGATGTGTTCACGCGTTCGGCCGTTGTCACCACAGTCGGCCACGATCAGCTTGGGCATGCCGTCGTGGTCGATCATCGCGGCCATGGCTTCCCAGTCGACCGCTCGGACCGATGGCATGTCACAGTGCCCGGTCCGCTTGCCCGTGCGAGTGTCGAAGGCAAATAGCTCGGCACGACCGCCCGAATCGTTGTGCGTCC
This window encodes:
- the cyaB gene encoding class IV adenylate cyclase produces the protein MIEVEQKFHIADADALVQQLIQLGAESAGDPERHEDTYYNHPSRDFAESREAFRVRRIDGRAWITYKGQRMPGAIKARREIEMPIGRDQRDSIEFEDMLVLLSFRRVATVTKSRRTFRLSAGETDAAGNALPPITVAVDRVENLGDFAELEWVAQDESHVEAARQRIERLSGRLSLGDAEQHSYLTLLLQQRPESD
- a CDS encoding esterase-like activity of phytase family protein, which produces MNVTFSDTAFHRLLGGWLTPAITVVLTFAVSRYVHAEESPTIDSVVLRDDSLTESSGLAWSNRSPHHVWTHNDSGGRAELFAFDTRTGKRTGHCDMPSVRAVDWEAMAAMIDHDGMPKLIVADCGDNGRTREHITLHVIDEPPVQQDVRLTENQIRSLRVRFPGGPMDCEAVAVDTRSEKLWLIGKGFLPHAVVVSVPLASVLSGQETVVAKSAGTLAIPMVTGMDIDRDSGDWWLCSYFNLFHIRPDAAGGNNLNSWRVTVLPTVKLKQIEAVAVAPDDRVWVSSEGVPCRMAVAADAAPSTQPQH